From Selenomonas ruminantium AC2024, a single genomic window includes:
- a CDS encoding Na+/H+ antiporter NhaC family protein, with product MEQNATQPKPRALALLPILVFLVLYLGAGIWYEYIAPVEGQMGFYVMSVVVAFGLALIVAFMQNRKRLFVDNIQLCAKSIGDVNITIMLFIFLMAGAFSGIAKAAGGVESTAHLLLNFIPGTFAIPGLFLIACLISMAMGTSVGTITVLVPIATSVAQNADLGLPLTVASVVGGAMFGDNLSFISDTTIAATRTQGTRMQDKFYANLKLALPAALVTLVVLIYLALSGGTADLGHFDYSLLLALPYFLVLIMALMGRNVFLVLGTGIVLFFGLGLATGTTDLSKAFSAMGTGTNGMFETMIVTILAASISALMRDGGGFEALLAFIRNHFKGKGGGRLGIGLLTILMDVATANNTVAIVVAGPIAKNISEEYGIAPRESASLLDTCSCIAQGIIPYGAQLLIASAIAGITSLSIIPYLFYPFFLALAVLLWIALDARKK from the coding sequence ATGGAACAAAACGCAACGCAGCCTAAGCCGCGTGCTCTCGCGCTGCTGCCCATACTGGTCTTTCTCGTGCTCTATCTGGGCGCAGGCATCTGGTATGAATACATCGCACCTGTAGAAGGACAGATGGGCTTTTATGTCATGTCCGTGGTGGTGGCCTTCGGTCTGGCCTTGATTGTGGCCTTTATGCAGAACCGCAAGCGCCTCTTTGTGGATAATATACAGCTCTGCGCCAAGAGTATCGGCGATGTGAATATCACCATCATGCTCTTTATCTTCCTGATGGCCGGTGCCTTCAGCGGTATCGCCAAAGCCGCCGGCGGCGTGGAAAGCACCGCCCATCTGCTGCTAAATTTCATACCGGGGACCTTTGCCATCCCTGGTCTTTTCCTCATCGCCTGCCTAATCTCCATGGCCATGGGCACCAGCGTCGGCACCATTACCGTTCTTGTGCCTATCGCCACCTCGGTGGCCCAGAATGCCGACTTGGGCCTGCCGCTGACGGTGGCTTCTGTGGTAGGTGGCGCCATGTTCGGCGACAACCTCTCCTTTATCTCGGACACGACCATTGCCGCCACGCGCACGCAGGGCACACGCATGCAGGACAAGTTCTATGCCAACCTTAAGCTGGCCCTGCCCGCAGCCTTGGTCACGCTGGTCGTGCTCATTTACCTGGCACTTTCCGGCGGTACGGCGGACTTAGGCCATTTTGACTACTCCCTGCTGCTGGCTCTGCCCTATTTTCTCGTGCTGATTATGGCCCTTATGGGACGCAATGTGTTTCTGGTTTTAGGCACGGGCATTGTGCTGTTCTTTGGCCTTGGACTTGCCACCGGCACCACTGACCTGTCCAAGGCATTTTCCGCCATGGGCACCGGAACCAACGGCATGTTTGAAACCATGATTGTCACCATCCTGGCCGCATCCATCAGCGCCCTCATGCGGGACGGCGGCGGCTTTGAAGCACTGCTCGCCTTTATCCGTAATCACTTCAAGGGCAAAGGCGGCGGCCGTCTGGGCATCGGCCTCTTAACCATCCTGATGGATGTAGCTACCGCCAACAACACCGTAGCCATTGTGGTGGCCGGCCCCATTGCCAAGAACATCAGCGAGGAATACGGCATTGCCCCGCGTGAAAGTGCCTCTCTCCTCGATACCTGTTCCTGTATCGCCCAGGGCATCATCCCTTACGGCGCACAGCTCCTGATTGCCTCGGCCATCGCCGGCATCACCAGCCTCAGCATCATTCCCTATCTCTTCTATCCCTTCTTTTTAGCTCTGGCCGTCCTCCTCTGGATTGCCTTGGATGCACGAAAAAAATAA
- a CDS encoding LysE family translocator produces the protein MEINTLFYFLTASVILTLAPGPDNMYLLAKSLASGARSGVALSAGLASGIVFHTTLVILGVAALLQSSPLAFTVLKFVGAAYLLYLAGKAFCEHGELQLGEAGEGAPYLAIYRRGVLMNVLNPKVLLFFLAFLPQFVDTASEQVGWHIAMLGAVFALQAFAIFSLIALCAGKVRSFILGCKNINRILGIVQGVVLTAIALAILLT, from the coding sequence ATGGAAATAAATACGCTGTTTTATTTTTTGACCGCTTCCGTGATACTGACTCTGGCGCCCGGGCCGGACAATATGTACCTGCTGGCCAAGAGCCTTGCCAGCGGTGCCAGAAGTGGTGTGGCTTTAAGTGCAGGACTCGCCAGCGGCATAGTCTTTCATACCACTCTGGTCATTTTGGGGGTGGCGGCGCTGCTGCAAAGTTCACCGCTGGCTTTTACGGTGTTGAAATTTGTGGGGGCAGCCTATCTTCTGTATCTGGCGGGGAAGGCTTTCTGCGAGCACGGCGAACTGCAGCTGGGCGAGGCCGGGGAAGGCGCGCCCTATCTTGCCATCTATCGCCGTGGCGTGCTGATGAATGTTTTGAATCCCAAGGTTTTGCTGTTCTTTTTGGCTTTTCTGCCGCAGTTCGTGGATACGGCAAGTGAGCAGGTAGGCTGGCATATCGCCATGCTGGGAGCAGTATTTGCCTTGCAGGCCTTTGCTATCTTTTCGCTCATTGCCCTTTGCGCAGGGAAAGTGCGCAGTTTCATTCTGGGCTGCAAAAACATAAATCGTATTCTGGGTATTGTTCAGGGCGTGGTCCTGACGGCTATCGCTCTGGCCATCTTACTGACCTGA
- a CDS encoding DUF441 domain-containing protein, which translates to MYIEYITLGAVLLLSYLGHNMTVVYATAIVLGLKILGLTTALNALGSQGLNWGIIILTAAILVPIANGTITIQTMLDAFRTHAGIIAIVAGLLAAIAGGGGVELLKNTPDVIPALIIGTMAGVLLFHGVAVGPLIAGGLTYFILWLMKAFT; encoded by the coding sequence TTGTATATCGAATATATTACCTTAGGTGCGGTACTGCTGCTCAGTTATCTGGGCCATAATATGACCGTTGTCTATGCCACCGCCATTGTACTCGGGCTGAAAATACTCGGGCTGACTACGGCCCTCAATGCCCTGGGTTCTCAGGGCCTCAACTGGGGCATCATCATTTTGACCGCCGCCATTCTCGTGCCCATTGCCAACGGCACCATCACCATCCAGACCATGCTCGATGCCTTCCGCACCCATGCAGGCATCATCGCCATTGTTGCGGGACTCTTGGCCGCCATTGCCGGTGGCGGCGGTGTTGAGCTGTTGAAAAACACGCCGGATGTGATTCCTGCCCTGATTATCGGCACCATGGCAGGCGTCCTGCTTTTCCATGGCGTGGCCGTAGGCCCGCTGATTGCCGGCGGCCTGACCTATTTCATTCTCTGGCTCATGAAAGCCTTTACCTGA
- the ruvC gene encoding crossover junction endodeoxyribonuclease RuvC has translation MLALGIDPGTAICGFGLVESRGSRLIPIKYGSVFTSPKMRMEDRLVKIYDELDALMKEYKPDIMGIEKLFFNRNVTTAIPVGQARGVVLLAAAKNNIPIVERTPMQIKQDVTGYGKADKKQVIYMVTKLLHLPEPPKPDDTADALAVAICTTYCMGNAAFRNSLR, from the coding sequence ATGTTAGCACTAGGAATTGACCCCGGTACGGCCATCTGCGGTTTTGGCTTGGTAGAATCCCGCGGCAGCCGTCTTATCCCGATAAAATACGGTTCCGTATTCACCTCGCCCAAGATGCGCATGGAAGACCGGCTGGTCAAGATTTACGACGAACTCGATGCGCTGATGAAGGAGTACAAGCCCGATATTATGGGCATTGAAAAACTTTTCTTCAACCGCAATGTCACGACGGCCATTCCAGTAGGGCAGGCCCGCGGTGTCGTGCTGCTGGCGGCGGCAAAAAACAATATTCCCATTGTGGAGCGCACGCCGATGCAGATTAAGCAGGATGTGACGGGCTATGGCAAGGCGGATAAAAAGCAGGTCATCTACATGGTGACGAAACTTTTGCATCTGCCCGAGCCGCCCAAGCCTGACGATACTGCCGATGCTTTGGCCGTGGCTATCTGCACGACTTACTGCATGGGGAATGCCGCATTCCGCAACAGCCTCAGGTAA
- a CDS encoding YebC/PmpR family DNA-binding transcriptional regulator, producing the protein MSGHSKWANIKRKKGANDAIRGRITTKIGREITIAVRMGGGDPTGNMRLKLALSKAKANNIPKDNINRAIQKGLGASEGSNYEELTYEGYGPAGTAVMLDILTDNRNRTAADVRHLFSKFGGNLGQDGCVGWMFNKKAIFVVEKEVFDNEDELMEIVLEAGADDMKDEGDVFEITAEPDAFDAIEAALAEKGIETASAEITMVPENTVKLSGEDAEKMQKLEDALEDNDDVQNVYSNYETDED; encoded by the coding sequence ATGTCAGGACATTCCAAATGGGCCAACATTAAACGTAAAAAAGGCGCCAACGACGCCATCCGCGGTCGTATCACCACGAAAATCGGCCGTGAAATCACCATTGCCGTACGCATGGGCGGCGGTGACCCCACGGGTAATATGCGTTTGAAACTGGCTCTTTCCAAGGCCAAGGCCAACAACATTCCGAAGGACAACATCAACCGCGCTATCCAGAAGGGCCTCGGCGCTTCTGAAGGCAGCAACTACGAAGAACTCACTTACGAAGGTTACGGCCCGGCTGGTACGGCTGTTATGCTCGACATCCTCACGGATAACCGCAACCGTACGGCTGCTGATGTGCGCCACCTGTTCTCTAAGTTCGGCGGCAACCTCGGTCAGGACGGCTGCGTAGGTTGGATGTTCAACAAGAAGGCCATCTTTGTTGTGGAAAAAGAAGTGTTCGACAACGAAGACGAACTCATGGAAATCGTGCTCGAAGCTGGCGCAGATGACATGAAGGACGAAGGCGATGTATTCGAAATCACCGCTGAACCGGATGCTTTTGACGCTATCGAAGCTGCTCTGGCAGAAAAGGGTATCGAAACGGCTTCCGCTGAAATCACGATGGTTCCGGAAAACACTGTAAAACTGTCCGGTGAAGATGCCGAAAAGATGCAGAAGCTCGAAGACGCTCTGGAAGACAACGACGACGTACAGAACGTATACAGCAACTACGAAACGGACGAAGACTAA
- a CDS encoding MFS transporter, which translates to MAATIPLWKKNLYICCIASFIVSIGMSQMAPILPLYIAELGVDNPADVARWSGIVFGCNFISLAIFSPIWGRLSDRWGRKPMILRASGWLGLIMIGMGFAQSVWHLVALRLLQGCLSGFQAAVIPLLAQETPKDRSGWAMGMFFTAQVSGGLMGPIFGGWLSEIIGFRNSFLLIGSCCLLGFLALTQLSETRQPAGEKAVDGELPSFRELPQYNIILGVFLTTVLLHFSLSCAAPILTVYVQEIAGTVEHLAIISGAIFSATGLASMIFASKLGRLADRIGSARILFSCLLLSGLVSIPQGMVTAPWQLGILRFLHGIAIAGLMPSTNNLIRQLTPPALMGRIFGINQSAQFIGMFTGGFLGGQLAASIGIRNLFLLVAALLLCNALWCRFFICSRQK; encoded by the coding sequence ATGGCAGCGACCATTCCACTCTGGAAGAAAAATCTTTATATATGTTGTATTGCATCCTTCATCGTATCCATCGGCATGAGTCAGATGGCTCCGATTTTGCCGCTGTATATTGCTGAGCTCGGCGTCGATAATCCTGCGGATGTGGCCCGTTGGTCCGGTATTGTCTTTGGCTGTAATTTTATCAGCCTGGCCATCTTTTCGCCCATATGGGGCAGGCTTTCGGACCGCTGGGGGAGAAAGCCGATGATTCTGCGTGCCTCCGGCTGGCTGGGGCTCATCATGATTGGTATGGGCTTTGCACAAAGCGTATGGCATCTGGTGGCATTGCGTTTGCTGCAGGGCTGTTTGAGCGGCTTTCAGGCGGCGGTTATTCCGCTGCTGGCACAGGAGACCCCGAAGGACCGGTCCGGCTGGGCCATGGGCATGTTCTTTACCGCCCAGGTATCCGGCGGGCTCATGGGGCCCATCTTTGGCGGCTGGCTCAGTGAAATAATTGGCTTCCGCAATTCCTTTCTGCTGATTGGCTCATGCTGCCTGTTGGGATTTTTGGCATTGACGCAGCTCAGCGAAACAAGACAGCCTGCAGGCGAAAAAGCTGTGGATGGCGAGTTGCCATCCTTTCGGGAGCTGCCACAGTATAACATCATTCTCGGCGTTTTCCTGACGACCGTATTGCTGCACTTCTCCCTGTCCTGTGCTGCACCGATTCTCACGGTTTATGTGCAGGAGATTGCGGGAACCGTCGAACATCTGGCCATTATCTCGGGGGCGATATTCTCGGCCACAGGTTTGGCCAGCATGATATTTGCCTCAAAGCTTGGTCGACTGGCTGACCGCATCGGTTCGGCCCGCATTTTGTTTTCCTGCCTGCTTCTTTCAGGCTTGGTTTCCATCCCGCAGGGCATGGTAACCGCTCCCTGGCAGTTGGGAATTTTGCGGTTCTTACATGGCATAGCCATTGCTGGTCTTATGCCATCCACCAATAACCTAATTCGGCAGTTAACCCCGCCGGCGCTGATGGGACGGATTTTCGGCATCAATCAGTCGGCGCAGTTTATCGGGATGTTCACCGGTGGTTTCTTGGGCGGGCAGTTAGCTGCCAGCATCGGTATCCGCAATCTCTTTCTGCTGGTGGCGGCTTTGCTGCTGTGCAATGCCCTTTGGTGCCGGTTTTTCATTTGCTCCCGGCAGAAATAA
- a CDS encoding type I restriction endonuclease subunit R, giving the protein MAQSEVSMEWALIKQLTGDVSQWTYRKDIVDEESLWANFRAKLNQNNLAVLDGEPVTDAEFHQIREYMLDVAKTPYKAALWLAGENGEAVIPLTREDAAKGTIHLMAVSNREIAGGRSSYEVINQFVSDKQDEDDRERRFDVTLLINGLPMIHIELKNQDHPYMDAFRQIKKYSLEGKFRGLFGMVQMFVISNGSNTRYIAADTGSNLNERFLTSWVNKNNEPVENYLEFAKEVLRIPEAHEMVGHYSVVDAERHKLILLRPYQVHAIEAVKQSSQRQESGFVWHTTGSGKTLTSYTVAKNLILIPGIDKTIFLIDRKDLDQQTSISFKAYAENDIIDVDETDNVHDLLQKLKNKDRVVIVTTIQKMQIIMKRYNSEAKKDSATAKRLHGMCIAFVVDECHRTVTPETQRELQKFFSNSLWYGFTGTPIFDENKRQRKGDLARTTEALYGPCLHNYTIKEALHNNAVLGFQIDYKDSVSHDQLLELGEKLQVASADELANMEPDKLEEKVFAAYYKNVGTDIYDNDNHRRGVVKYIINKAAGKFRLNAPQGEAYEAILTVPSIEIAQRYYQLFKEFIAGGNVSSAIREKCVDFPKIAITYTVTENDEDSLANQQAMKESLADYNEMFGTKFALDSLQAYNTNLNDRLARKKGRYKQRKEQLDIVIVVDRLLTGFDAPPCAILFVDRPPMAPQNIIQAFSRTNRIFDKSKRYGMVVIFQRSAQYQTAVDGALLLYSNGGTKEVSAPTFAEIEKDFMEALAELKSIAATPEAVETIMGDRSAMQKFAKAFQKVDRLSGEIQVYQEWEDKEFSDYGIVKESLTEYGGKYHNVIEELKTPTSDEEPVVVDIGYEIENIRSVTIDYRYIVSLIQNYMPREDELIVEPIEDTAIDGHIDKLRETNPALADVIGGFWEDMKKDPLKYKGLDAMTVIETRIEEIIAQQINTFTQEWCAQKKDVLAILNTFRKGDKISLVTDYEAYKQNHEGVSKLKYNRKAKDAVIELIEKIRPLREK; this is encoded by the coding sequence ATGGCACAAAGTGAAGTGTCGATGGAATGGGCGCTGATTAAGCAGCTCACGGGGGATGTTTCCCAATGGACTTATCGTAAGGATATTGTAGACGAGGAATCCCTTTGGGCAAATTTCCGGGCGAAGCTGAATCAGAACAATCTTGCTGTGCTTGATGGTGAGCCTGTAACGGATGCCGAGTTTCATCAGATTCGGGAATATATGCTGGATGTGGCCAAGACTCCTTACAAGGCGGCTTTGTGGCTGGCGGGGGAGAATGGCGAGGCGGTTATTCCTTTGACGCGTGAAGATGCGGCCAAAGGCACAATCCACCTCATGGCGGTTAGCAATCGGGAAATCGCCGGGGGCAGGTCGTCTTATGAAGTCATCAACCAGTTTGTTTCCGATAAGCAGGACGAGGATGACCGTGAGCGCCGCTTTGATGTGACTTTGCTGATTAACGGCCTGCCCATGATTCATATTGAACTCAAGAACCAGGACCATCCCTATATGGATGCTTTCCGTCAGATAAAGAAATACAGTCTGGAAGGAAAATTCCGCGGGCTGTTTGGCATGGTGCAGATGTTTGTCATCAGCAATGGCAGCAACACCCGCTATATTGCCGCCGATACCGGCTCAAACCTCAATGAGCGTTTTTTGACTTCGTGGGTCAACAAGAACAATGAGCCGGTGGAAAATTATCTGGAATTTGCCAAGGAAGTTTTGCGGATTCCCGAAGCCCATGAGATGGTGGGGCATTACAGTGTGGTGGATGCGGAGCGGCATAAGCTGATTTTGCTGCGGCCCTATCAGGTGCATGCCATTGAAGCCGTCAAGCAGTCCTCCCAGCGGCAGGAGTCGGGCTTTGTCTGGCATACGACGGGTTCCGGCAAGACGTTAACCTCCTACACGGTCGCCAAGAATCTCATTTTGATTCCGGGGATTGACAAGACCATTTTCCTGATTGACCGCAAAGACCTCGATCAGCAGACTTCGATTTCTTTCAAGGCTTATGCGGAAAATGACATCATTGATGTGGACGAAACCGATAATGTCCATGACCTGCTGCAAAAGCTCAAAAACAAAGACCGCGTGGTGATTGTCACCACCATCCAAAAGATGCAGATTATCATGAAGCGCTACAATAGCGAAGCGAAGAAGGATTCCGCTACGGCCAAGCGTCTCCATGGCATGTGCATTGCCTTTGTGGTGGATGAATGTCACCGCACGGTCACGCCGGAAACCCAGCGGGAGTTACAGAAGTTCTTTAGCAATTCCCTGTGGTATGGTTTTACCGGTACGCCGATTTTTGACGAGAACAAGCGCCAGCGCAAAGGGGATTTGGCCCGCACCACGGAAGCGCTGTATGGCCCCTGTCTGCACAATTACACCATCAAGGAGGCCTTGCATAATAATGCCGTTCTGGGGTTCCAGATTGATTACAAGGATTCTGTGTCCCATGACCAGCTGCTGGAACTTGGCGAGAAATTGCAGGTGGCCAGTGCTGATGAACTGGCCAATATGGAGCCGGACAAGCTGGAGGAAAAGGTTTTCGCCGCTTATTACAAGAATGTGGGCACGGATATTTATGACAATGACAACCATCGCCGTGGTGTAGTGAAGTACATCATCAACAAGGCGGCAGGAAAGTTCCGACTGAATGCTCCTCAAGGGGAGGCTTATGAGGCGATTCTTACTGTGCCTTCCATTGAGATTGCCCAGCGGTACTATCAACTGTTCAAGGAATTCATTGCGGGCGGGAATGTGTCGTCCGCCATTCGGGAGAAGTGTGTGGACTTCCCCAAGATTGCCATTACCTATACGGTGACGGAAAATGATGAAGATTCACTAGCCAATCAGCAGGCGATGAAGGAATCTTTGGCTGATTACAACGAAATGTTTGGCACGAAATTCGCGCTGGACAGCTTGCAGGCGTACAATACCAACCTAAATGACCGTTTGGCTCGGAAGAAGGGGCGTTATAAACAGCGGAAAGAACAGTTGGATATTGTCATTGTGGTTGACCGCCTGCTGACCGGCTTTGATGCGCCGCCCTGCGCGATTCTCTTTGTAGACCGCCCGCCGATGGCCCCGCAGAATATCATTCAGGCTTTCAGCCGCACCAATCGTATTTTTGACAAGAGCAAACGTTATGGCATGGTGGTGATTTTTCAGCGGTCGGCGCAGTATCAGACTGCTGTGGATGGTGCTTTGCTCCTGTATAGCAACGGCGGCACAAAGGAAGTCAGTGCTCCGACCTTTGCGGAAATCGAAAAGGATTTTATGGAAGCACTGGCAGAGCTCAAAAGCATTGCGGCAACGCCCGAAGCTGTGGAAACGATTATGGGCGACCGCAGTGCCATGCAGAAATTTGCCAAGGCCTTTCAGAAAGTTGACCGTCTTAGCGGTGAGATTCAGGTTTATCAGGAATGGGAGGACAAGGAGTTCAGCGATTACGGCATTGTGAAGGAGAGCCTGACGGAATACGGCGGTAAGTATCATAATGTCATTGAAGAACTGAAAACGCCGACGAGTGATGAGGAGCCTGTGGTGGTGGATATCGGCTATGAGATAGAAAATATCCGCAGCGTGACCATTGACTATCGTTATATCGTGTCGTTGATTCAGAATTATATGCCCAGGGAAGATGAGCTCATCGTGGAACCCATCGAAGATACCGCCATTGACGGGCATATCGACAAACTCCGCGAAACGAATCCGGCGCTGGCTGATGTCATTGGCGGCTTCTGGGAAGATATGAAGAAAGACCCACTGAAATATAAGGGCCTTGATGCCATGACGGTGATTGAAACCCGTATCGAGGAAATTATCGCGCAGCAGATAAACACCTTTACCCAAGAATGGTGCGCACAGAAAAAAGATGTGCTGGCCATATTGAACACATTTAGGAAAGGCGACAAAATATCTCTTGTCACCGACTACGAAGCCTATAAGCAAAACCACGAGGGTGTCAGCAAGTTAAAATACAATCGCAAGGCCAAAGATGCAGTTATCGAGCTGATTGAAAAAATCCGGCCATTGCGGGAGAAGTGA
- a CDS encoding PDDEXK nuclease domain-containing protein encodes MNEIEKVSQDIYGEIRQSIIHVQYKVQQAVNTGMVQIYWEVGQRLDEACDGKRAEYGKGLLKALSERLTAEFGKGYSVQGLRNMRQFYQSFPIRSALRSELSWTHYRMLMRVADSKAREFYAEECAAAGWSSRELERQITTFAYQRTVSQQKTTERIPQTATDKGMAPYRDFIRDPYVLEFLELKPSPEFYERDIEQGIIEHLQQFLLELGRGFSFVARQKRISLDGDDFYIDLVFYNYILKCFVLIDLKLGKVKHQDIGQMQMYVNYYKANMRNEGDNEPIGIVLCAEKNEAVVKYTMGSDNSTHIYASKYMPYMPTEEELKKELRLQELPLAKEE; translated from the coding sequence ATGAATGAAATCGAGAAGGTATCGCAGGATATTTACGGCGAAATCAGACAAAGCATAATCCATGTACAGTATAAGGTACAACAGGCCGTAAATACTGGCATGGTGCAGATATATTGGGAAGTTGGGCAAAGGCTGGATGAAGCCTGTGATGGCAAGAGAGCTGAATATGGCAAGGGATTGCTAAAAGCTCTTTCTGAACGATTAACAGCAGAGTTTGGCAAGGGTTATTCTGTGCAGGGCTTGAGGAATATGCGGCAGTTTTATCAAAGCTTTCCAATTCGCTCCGCACTGCGGAGCGAATTGAGCTGGACACATTATCGTATGCTAATGCGGGTAGCGGATTCCAAGGCTAGGGAGTTTTATGCCGAGGAATGTGCTGCGGCGGGGTGGAGCAGTCGGGAACTGGAACGACAGATTACGACTTTTGCCTATCAGCGCACGGTTTCTCAGCAAAAGACAACCGAAAGAATACCACAGACAGCGACGGATAAGGGAATGGCACCTTATCGCGATTTTATTCGTGACCCTTATGTGTTGGAGTTTCTGGAACTGAAGCCTTCACCAGAGTTCTATGAGCGGGATATTGAACAGGGGATTATTGAGCATTTGCAACAGTTCCTACTGGAGCTGGGGCGTGGCTTTTCCTTTGTGGCCAGACAGAAGCGTATTTCGCTTGACGGCGATGATTTCTATATTGACCTTGTGTTCTATAACTACATTCTCAAATGCTTTGTTCTTATTGATTTGAAGCTAGGCAAGGTTAAACATCAGGATATTGGTCAGATGCAGATGTATGTGAATTATTACAAGGCCAATATGCGCAATGAAGGCGACAATGAGCCTATTGGGATTGTCCTTTGCGCGGAGAAGAATGAGGCCGTAGTGAAGTATACGATGGGGAGCGACAACAGCACCCATATTTATGCGTCAAAATATATGCCTTATATGCCCACGGAGGAAGAACTCAAAAAGGAACTGCGCTTGCAGGAGCTTCCTCTGGCGAAAGAAGAATAA
- a CDS encoding restriction endonuclease subunit S, whose protein sequence is MSTPKIRFREFTDAWEQRKLGKVAKYRNGKAHESDIDENGEFIVVNSKFVSTDGKIKKYSHYQLEPLVKNEIAFVLSDVPNGRAIAKTFLVDKSNKYTLNQRIAGISPLDNTYPYFLHILMNRNKYFLAFDDGVKQTNLSVSDVMNFEEYYPRYDEQNMIGKYFENMDNLIILHQRKCDELQKVKQYMLQKMFPKKGEKVPEIRFAGFTGDWEQRKFGEFAQRQSETRMSDSDIPCVEYEDVIAEQGLLNKDIRNKEINKTGIAFSEEDVLYGKLRPYLHNWLNPDFKGVATGDWWVLKPKEMDKNFLYRLFQTSQFDDAANQSSGTKMPRADWKLISNLEFLVPNSIEEQAKVGKHFNNIDTLITLHQRKHEALKEIKKYMLQNMFPKK, encoded by the coding sequence ATGAGCACTCCTAAAATTAGATTTAGGGAATTTACGGATGCTTGGGAACAACGGAAGCTGGGGAAAGTAGCAAAATATAGAAATGGAAAGGCTCATGAAAGTGATATTGATGAGAATGGTGAATTCATCGTTGTTAATTCAAAATTTGTATCTACAGATGGTAAGATAAAGAAATATTCACATTATCAGCTAGAACCATTAGTAAAGAATGAAATAGCATTTGTACTCAGTGATGTTCCTAATGGCCGTGCTATAGCAAAAACATTTTTGGTTGATAAATCTAATAAATACACTCTTAATCAGCGCATTGCAGGTATATCTCCTCTTGATAATACATATCCGTATTTCTTGCATATTCTAATGAATAGAAATAAGTATTTTCTTGCATTTGATGATGGTGTGAAACAAACGAATCTATCTGTGTCGGATGTAATGAATTTTGAGGAGTATTATCCTAGATATGATGAACAAAATATGATAGGGAAATATTTTGAGAACATGGACAACCTTATTATCCTTCATCAGCGAAAGTGTGATGAACTGCAAAAAGTAAAGCAGTATATGCTTCAAAAAATGTTTCCGAAAAAAGGAGAAAAAGTTCCAGAGATTCGCTTTGCTGGATTTACTGGCGATTGGGAACAGCGGAAGTTCGGTGAATTTGCACAAAGACAGTCGGAAACAAGAATGTCAGACAGTGATATTCCTTGTGTAGAATATGAAGATGTCATAGCAGAACAAGGACTTCTTAATAAGGATATACGCAACAAGGAGATTAACAAGACAGGGATTGCTTTCTCTGAAGAAGATGTGCTCTATGGAAAATTACGTCCATATCTTCATAATTGGTTAAACCCTGACTTCAAAGGAGTAGCTACAGGCGATTGGTGGGTTCTAAAGCCTAAAGAGATGGATAAGAATTTCCTTTATCGATTGTTTCAAACCTCTCAGTTTGATGATGCTGCCAATCAATCGTCTGGAACAAAAATGCCTAGGGCCGATTGGAAACTGATTTCCAACCTAGAATTTCTAGTTCCTAATTCGATTGAAGAACAGGCAAAAGTTGGAAAACACTTTAACAATATCGATACCCTTATCACTCTTCACCAACGCAAGCATGAGGCTCTTAAAGAAATCAAGAAATATATGTTGCAAAATATGTTTCCAAAGAAATAA